In the genome of Paenibacillus sp. GP183, the window TTCAATAATATCTCAGTTAATTTAATTAGTCTTATGGTATCATTTAGGTAAAACGCTCACGGAGAGAACCATTGAGTAGTGATACAATTGTTGAAGCTCTTGGATTCTCGATGGAGTTGGAGGGAAGTGTTCGGATAATCATGAATTCACAACGACCTTGGCCTGTCCCAAGTGGTTCTTGGATCATAAAGCAAAGTTGGCGAGATCTTTTATTTTTGCATTACCCCGTCAAGGTGGAATCTCTTAGACATCATGTTCCCACTGGCTTAGAAATTGATACTTATAATGAATTTGCTTGGATCAGTGTTGTGCCTTTTTGGATGTGTGGAATTCGGTTTAGGGGAACTCCATCCGTACCTTATTTATCGAATTTTCCAGAGCTAAACGTAAGAACTTATGTGAAAGTAGGAAATAAACCTGGAGTTTATTTCTTCAGTTTAGATGCCGAGAGTGCGTTTGGGGTTTTCTTTGGCAGAAGAATCTATAAATTACCTTATTTCTTTTCACATATACATATCGCTCGCGAGGCGGATAATAAACAAGTCTATGAAAGTATTAGAAAAGAGAAGAGAGTTACATTTAAGGGAAGCTATAAACCAATATCGGAAGTTTACCGCGCAGAACAAGGAACCTTAGATTATTGGTTAGTTGAAAGGTATTGTTTATACAGTGAGGATCGTAATCGGGTATTTATTTCTGAAATTAATCATCAACCGTGGATTTTGCAGGATGTGGAGTATGAGATTAGCGAAAATTCGATGCTTAAAACATATGGAATTGATTTACCAGATCCATTTTGTGCTCACTATTGTAAAAGGCTAGATGTACATGTATGGCCACTGAAAAGAGTAAAGTTATAAAATTAGAGCGTCATCTCTTGATGTTTCGGTTACGCTCTAACGGAGAATAATAGCAGAGGAGCTGGCTCGTGGCAGCTCCTCTTTTGGTTTATTGAAATAACAGGCAGGATAGTTCAAAAGTTGTAAATCACCTTTTCTATCTCGGCTTCAATTTAGATTAAACAAACTCTCCTGAATCGACTGCGGCGTTATTACCATCAGCAAAACGGTCGATTACGTCGAGCGGTAAGTGATCTATCACTAGTTGGCCATAGTGCGCATCCTGTACGATACCGTTCTCGTCGATCAAGAATTCGGCCGGGATGCGATAGAAGTTGGATCCTTCCTCCGGAGTCAAAGCAAAACCTTCAGCCGCCGCCTCAGCTACGAACTTCTGTGTATTCGTATCAGCCATAGTCGCTTGCACCTTCTCCTCGGACACTTCGACGCCGTATAGGTCATAGAGATCGGCTTTAGGATCAGCAATTAACGGGAATGGCGCTTCCTGCCGGCCGACATACTGGGACATGTTAGTTTCCGGAGATTCGAACACCGCTAATATCTCCAGTCCTTGCAGGCTCCACTGGTTGTAGCGCCGGATGAAATGCCGCACCCGCAAGTTGCACATCGCGCAGGCGGCGTTGCGAAAGAACGCGAGCAGCACCTTGCGGCCGCGAAGATCGGACAACTGGAGAGGAACTCCGTCGACACCTGCGAACGCGAAATCAGGGGCGATTTCCCCCTTAGATAATGGAATTCTCATTGTGATAAGCCTCCTAGTCATGTATTGGGTAGACCTCAGTCTGGCCCGTCTGATTTTACTTTATCATGAGATGCTCTTACCTTCTGTGACCTGGTCACCAACGAGCTCCATCAATGCTCCCCGCTGCCGAACTGATACCCAACCCCGTCCCATTTCGATCCAACTCTTCTTTTGCATTCGGCTCAAAACGCGGCTGATTACTTCACGAGCGGACCCTAGTTCGACAGCTAACTGCTGATGAGTAATCTGGACGGTCGGTTGCTGCTCCAACGTCAGCCTCAACAACGTTCCGGCGAGCCGAGAGTCCAGCGGCTGCGCCATTTTACTTGAAAGGATGCTGCCCATACGGATCAACCCATCCAAAATGTTTCCGAATACCGCATTCCGAATAGGCGTATACATCTGAATCCATCGTATAAACGAGCTCTTCGCCACGAACAGGGCCGTCACCTCGGTCTCCGCCGTAATGGTACATGGATATTCGCGTTCACTTAAACCGCTTAGCACCATAATGGCGCATATATCACCGGCCGACAGCCGGTTGGAAAGCGCTTCACGGCCCCCTTCGGTAACATTCGAGATCTGTACTGTTCCTGCAATGAGGAACAAGGCATACTCAGCGGCATCCTCTTTATGAAATAAGGTCGATTTAACAGAAAATGTTCTAAGCCGAGGCTGTGCAGCGGCCCAATCATCAGCTGGGATAGCTTGGAAATAAGGAAAAATGTCGGACAGGGTATGCAATTCAGGAAAGACATTTGACATGAGGGATTCTCCGATCGGATAGAATGATATCTTTATTTTACAGGATCGATGCATGCTGTGACTAGTCACTCAAAGGAAGCCAGAACCAGCTTCATGACAGCACTCAGTTAATGGAAAACGAGAGAGTTCAGCACCCAAAAGGGTCGCTTCGTGGTAGCCCTTCGCTCAGCTAACGAGCAGATTTGCTCAACAATAAGGGTAGTTTAATGCAATTTCACAACAAAAAAGGATATAAGGATAATTCGTGGAATTAATGCGTGAGCACAAGAATTTTGTATCTTGAAGGGAGCTAACCATGTTACCGCAGGTAGTTGAACTGACAATGAATAAGTTGTGTTGCTCTTTAAATAGGAACACTTCAAACATTGAATCTGTTTATATTTACGGTTCGGTCGCGTTAGGAGATTATATCGAGGGTTCCAGCGATATAGATTTTATCGCAATTCTTCGAGAGCAACCTAGTATATCGGATATTCAGGCAATCTCAGCAGCTCATGAAGAGGTTGAAAATGGGATTCCAAACACTGATATAATGGGAGCTTACTTACTCATTAATGATCTGGGGAAACCAGGAAGTGAAATTAGTTCTTTATTGACCTACTATAATAAACAATTACATGCAGATGGAAGAGGCGCCGATATTAATCCAATTACTTGGTGGATTTTAAAAAATCATGGTATTAGGATATATGGACGAGCATTGGATGTCAGATTTAACTTGTCCGATATTGAGGATTGAGGGAAACCATTCAGTTAAAGAAAGAGTGAATATTGTATTAGATTATCTCAAACTAAACAGTAGCCTCATCTAATAACAAAGATCAAGCAGGCTTCCAGTGATAAACTCGCTGGTCTGATGTGCTAACTGATGGGAAAATTATTTCATCGACCTTTCGACCAAACCTCGCGCTTTCAGCGATGATAGTACTACCCCGTGTATCCGTTCGTTCATAAATATTTCGTAAAGGGGCGTTATGGTCGGAGCATTGAAGGGTAAGATTAGCCCGCGAGGACCTGTTCATAGTTTCCAAATGTTGGTATACTGCAATTACAAGTCCGAAAGGAGATGACCAATATCATTACTCTCGACATCCCAAGAAGCAGCCCGGAGCTTCAAGCCATCGCATCCGATGCCGTCGTCCGATTCTTGAAAGCGGTTCAAAAACAGGGGCTGGAGCTCCACAGCTTCATACTTGTGCGGCACGACTGCGTCGTCGCGGAAGGCTGGTGGGCTCCTTATGCGCCCGAACGTCCGCACATGCTGTTCTCGCTCAGCAAAAGCTTCGCCTCTACGGCCATAGGGCTTCTGGCGGAGGAAGGCCGGATTTCCCTGGATGACAAGGTCATTTCGTTCTTTCCGGAGGATACGCCCTCGGACGTATCGAGCAATCTCGCCTCCATGGCAATCCGCCATCTGCTCATGATGGGCACCGGCCATGCCCAGGATACCGCAGGACCGATGCAGGAAACCGACCATTGGGTTCGGGGCTTCCTACAGCTTCCGGTTGAGCACGAGCCCGGTACTCAATTCGTTTATAACAGCGGGGCTACTTATTTGCTTTCGGCGATCCTGCAGCAAATCACTGGCCAGACGCTGCTCGACTATTTGCAGCCCCGGCTGCTGAAGCCGCTTGGCATTGACGGTGCGACATGGGAAAGCTGTCCTCGCGGAATTAACTTTGGCGGCTGGGGCATGAAGGTCAAAACCGAAGACATTGCGAAATTCGGACTTTTATATTTGCATAAGGGGCAGTGGGACGGAAAGCACCTCCTCCCCGAAGCGTGGGTGGAGGAAGCGACCTCCAAGCAAATTTCCAACGGTCCAAGCACGAGTACGGATTGGGTACAAGGGTACGGATACCAATTCTGGAGATGCCGACACAACGCTTACCGCGGAGACGGCGCCTTCGGTCAGTACTGCATCGTGATGCCCGAGCAGGACGCAGTCCTGGCCATTACGTCCGGTGTCAGCGACATGCAGGCTGTCCTTAACGCCGTCTGGGAACATCTGCTACCTGCTATGGGCACCGAGGCACTGCAGGAGAACCGGGATGCGGAAGCCTCGCTGCTGCTGGAACTGCGGAACTTGAAGTTGGAGCCGCCGAGACTGGAAGCAAGCTCTCCGTTGGAAGCGGAAATTTCGGGCGTCGAGTACGAGCTGGAGGACAACAAGGAGGGCCTTCGCGCATTATCCATCCGGTTTTCCGAGCAGGGGGGGACTCTTCTCATTAGCGACAACCGGGGAATGCATACCTTTCAACTCGGGAGAAATGAATGGCGCGAAGGTACGTACACTATGTATACGAAGGAAGAGAATCCCGGCTGCTCTTCCATGACCTGGCGCGACAAGAACACGCTCTTATTGACGACCCGTTTCGTGGAGACTCCCTTCTGTCTGACGACGACATGCACGTTCGGGGAACAAAATGTGCAGCTGCTTATTCAGCAGAACGTCTCTTTCGGCGGCCC includes:
- a CDS encoding redoxin domain-containing protein, with the translated sequence MRIPLSKGEIAPDFAFAGVDGVPLQLSDLRGRKVLLAFFRNAACAMCNLRVRHFIRRYNQWSLQGLEILAVFESPETNMSQYVGRQEAPFPLIADPKADLYDLYGVEVSEEKVQATMADTNTQKFVAEAAAEGFALTPEEGSNFYRIPAEFLIDENGIVQDAHYGQLVIDHLPLDVIDRFADGNNAAVDSGEFV
- a CDS encoding Crp/Fnr family transcriptional regulator gives rise to the protein MSNVFPELHTLSDIFPYFQAIPADDWAAAQPRLRTFSVKSTLFHKEDAAEYALFLIAGTVQISNVTEGGREALSNRLSAGDICAIMVLSGLSEREYPCTITAETEVTALFVAKSSFIRWIQMYTPIRNAVFGNILDGLIRMGSILSSKMAQPLDSRLAGTLLRLTLEQQPTVQITHQQLAVELGSAREVISRVLSRMQKKSWIEMGRGWVSVRQRGALMELVGDQVTEGKSIS
- a CDS encoding DUF2071 domain-containing protein, with the translated sequence MSSDTIVEALGFSMELEGSVRIIMNSQRPWPVPSGSWIIKQSWRDLLFLHYPVKVESLRHHVPTGLEIDTYNEFAWISVVPFWMCGIRFRGTPSVPYLSNFPELNVRTYVKVGNKPGVYFFSLDAESAFGVFFGRRIYKLPYFFSHIHIAREADNKQVYESIRKEKRVTFKGSYKPISEVYRAEQGTLDYWLVERYCLYSEDRNRVFISEINHQPWILQDVEYEISENSMLKTYGIDLPDPFCAHYCKRLDVHVWPLKRVKL
- a CDS encoding nucleotidyltransferase domain-containing protein; amino-acid sequence: MNKLCCSLNRNTSNIESVYIYGSVALGDYIEGSSDIDFIAILREQPSISDIQAISAAHEEVENGIPNTDIMGAYLLINDLGKPGSEISSLLTYYNKQLHADGRGADINPITWWILKNHGIRIYGRALDVRFNLSDIED
- a CDS encoding serine hydrolase → MTNIITLDIPRSSPELQAIASDAVVRFLKAVQKQGLELHSFILVRHDCVVAEGWWAPYAPERPHMLFSLSKSFASTAIGLLAEEGRISLDDKVISFFPEDTPSDVSSNLASMAIRHLLMMGTGHAQDTAGPMQETDHWVRGFLQLPVEHEPGTQFVYNSGATYLLSAILQQITGQTLLDYLQPRLLKPLGIDGATWESCPRGINFGGWGMKVKTEDIAKFGLLYLHKGQWDGKHLLPEAWVEEATSKQISNGPSTSTDWVQGYGYQFWRCRHNAYRGDGAFGQYCIVMPEQDAVLAITSGVSDMQAVLNAVWEHLLPAMGTEALQENRDAEASLLLELRNLKLEPPRLEASSPLEAEISGVEYELEDNKEGLRALSIRFSEQGGTLLISDNRGMHTFQLGRNEWREGTYTMYTKEENPGCSSMTWRDKNTLLLTTRFVETPFCLTTTCTFGEQNVQLLIQQNVSFGGPEPKPIMGKASV